A single window of Oreochromis aureus strain Israel breed Guangdong linkage group 5, ZZ_aureus, whole genome shotgun sequence DNA harbors:
- the LOC116315265 gene encoding kelch-like protein 10 isoform X1 yields the protein MEKKMSDSVCTAPSKLLLDGKLCDVVLVVDNVMFDAHKIILSSCSSYFCTLFTGAWATPEKRMYTIPGVSSEMMNVIINYAYTKSVPLTEDNVVPILAAADQFLVPGIIRACCSYLEDQLSPVNCIGIWKLVDFYYCPELRKRAFFYILHHFEEIIGTPEELLDLSEQQLAAVLENDHLNVKCENTAFEVILLWIDHMPDQRQGSISVLLPKVRLTLMTSEYFQNSVMNNAMIKNNAECMSIINEVAEVFQACGLNRRPQFIYSSLLSRPRLPSSILLVTGGKNRSTARCSYEAYDYRTNSWATVGCDIHRAHHGAVTLDGFVYLIGGCNHETNLKTVQRLDLSSSTWQLVTPMYNARCYVSVVVLNGCIYAMGGFNGEISLSSVECYKPETDQWTIVARMNAQRAAASATVLHGKVYICGGFYQTYSLPTAECYNPDTNLWTTIAPMMCRRRGLGVIAYKNQIYAVGGTINGYTPLRIVEAYNPITNRWRLLPSMHYPRSHFGIEVVNDQLFVVGGYGGYHGMYSVERYDGEAGWWYSTSDIAESRSGLSCCVLHGFYSLAENLFPRDPLMLPNVDEEGGTF from the exons ATGGAGAAAAAGATGAGCGACTCGGTATGCACAGCCCCAAGCAAACTCCTTCTGGATGGAAAACTGTGTGATGTGGTGCTCGTAGTGGACAATGTTATGTTTGACGCCCACAAGATCATCCTCAGTAGCTGCAGCTCATACTTTTG CACTCTCTTCACTGGAGCCTGGGCCACTCCGGAGAAGCGGATGTACACCATCCCTGGCGTGTCATCTGAGATGATGAACGTCATCATCAATTACGCCTACACCAAATCTGTTCCTCTGACAGAGGATAATGTGGTGCCCATTTTAGCAGCTGCAGACCAGTTCTTGGTCCCGGGGATAATTCGGGCCTGCTGCTCCTATCTGGAGGACCAGCTGTCTCCGGTGAACTGCATTGGCATCTGGAAGTTGGTGGACTTCTACTACTGCCCTGAACTGAGGAAACGGGCCTTCTTCTACATCCTGCATCACTTTGAAGAAATCATCGGTACCCCAGAGGAGCTGCTTGATCTCTCTGAGCAGCAGCTAGCCGCTGTACTTGAGAACGATCACCTCAATGTGAAATGTGAAAACACAGCATTTGAAGTCATCCTCTTGTGGATTGACCATATGCCTGACCAAAGACAAGGAAGTATCTCTGTGCTGCTGCCCAAG GTACGGCTCACGTTGATGACCTCTGAATACTTCCAAAACAGCGTCATGAACAATGCCATGATAAAGAACAATGCTGAATGCATGTCCATTATCAATGAAGTGGCGGAGGTGTTTCAAGCTTGTGGTCTCAACAGACGTCCACAATTCATTTACAGTAGCTTGCTGAGCCGGCCACGTCTGCCTTCTTCCATCTTATTGGTCACTGGAGGCAAAAATCGCTCCACTGCACGATGCAGCTATGAGGCATATGATTACCGAACCAACAGCTGGGCCACTGTGGGCTGTGACATTCATCGTGCTCACCATGGAGCCGTTACCCTGGATGGCTTTGTCTACTTAATTGGTGGCTGCAACCATGAAACTAACTTGAAAACTGTGCAAAGACTTGATCTCAGCAGCTCTACATGGCAACTTGTGACACCCATGTACAATGCCCGGTGCTATGTCAGCGTTGTTGTGCTGAATGGATGCATTTATGCCATGGGAGGCTTCAACGGAGAAATATCCCTGAGCAGTGTTGAGTGCTACAAGCCTGAGACTGACCAGTGGACCATCGTGGCAAGAATGAATGCACAGCGAGCTGCAGCCAGTGCCACAGTTCTGCATGGAAAG GTTTATATCTGTGGGGGTTTCTATCAAACTTATAGCCTCCCTACAGCTGAATGCTACAATCCAGACACCAACCTGTGGACCACAATTGCTCCCATGATGTGCAGGCGAAGAGGCCTGGGGGTTATTGCTTACAAAAACCAGATATATGCA GTTGGTGGCACCATTAATGGGTACACCCCGCTGCGTATTGTTGAGGCCTACAACCCTATCACCAACAGATGGCGCCTCCTGCCATCTATGCATTACCCCCGCAGCCACTTTGGAATTGAAGTTGTGAATGACCAGCTCTTTGTGGTCGGAGGATATGGTGGCTATCACGGTATGTATTCTGTGGAGCGCTACGATGGGGAGGCCGGTTGGTGGTACAGTACCTCGGACATTGCGGAGTCCCGCAGTGGCCTGAGCTGCTGCGTGCTACATGGATTCTACAGCTTGGCGGAGAATTTGTTCCCTCGTGATCCCCTAATGCTGCCTAATGTGGATGAGGAAGGTGGAACCTTCTGA
- the LOC116315265 gene encoding kelch-like protein 10 isoform X2: protein MEKKMSDSVCTAPSKLLLDGKLCDVVLVVDNVMFDAHKIILSSCSSYFCTLFTGAWATPEKRMYTIPGVSSEMMNVIINYAYTKSVPLTEDNVVPILAAADQFLVPGIIRACCSYLEDQLSPVNCIGIWKLVDFYYCPELRKRAFFYILHHFEEIIGTPEELLDLSEQQLAAVLENDHLNVKCENTAFEVILLWIDHMPDQRQGSISVLLPKVRLTLMTSEYFQNSVMNNAMIKNNAECMSIINEVAEVFQACGLNRRPQFIYSSLLSRPRLPSSILLVTGGKNRSTARCSYEAYDYRTNSWATVGCDIHRAHHGAVTLDGFVYLIGGCNHETNLKTVQRLDLSSSTWQLVTPMYNARCYVSVVVLNGCIYAMGGFNGEISLSSVECYKPETDQWTIVARMNAQRAAASATVLHGKVGGTINGYTPLRIVEAYNPITNRWRLLPSMHYPRSHFGIEVVNDQLFVVGGYGGYHGMYSVERYDGEAGWWYSTSDIAESRSGLSCCVLHGFYSLAENLFPRDPLMLPNVDEEGGTF from the exons ATGGAGAAAAAGATGAGCGACTCGGTATGCACAGCCCCAAGCAAACTCCTTCTGGATGGAAAACTGTGTGATGTGGTGCTCGTAGTGGACAATGTTATGTTTGACGCCCACAAGATCATCCTCAGTAGCTGCAGCTCATACTTTTG CACTCTCTTCACTGGAGCCTGGGCCACTCCGGAGAAGCGGATGTACACCATCCCTGGCGTGTCATCTGAGATGATGAACGTCATCATCAATTACGCCTACACCAAATCTGTTCCTCTGACAGAGGATAATGTGGTGCCCATTTTAGCAGCTGCAGACCAGTTCTTGGTCCCGGGGATAATTCGGGCCTGCTGCTCCTATCTGGAGGACCAGCTGTCTCCGGTGAACTGCATTGGCATCTGGAAGTTGGTGGACTTCTACTACTGCCCTGAACTGAGGAAACGGGCCTTCTTCTACATCCTGCATCACTTTGAAGAAATCATCGGTACCCCAGAGGAGCTGCTTGATCTCTCTGAGCAGCAGCTAGCCGCTGTACTTGAGAACGATCACCTCAATGTGAAATGTGAAAACACAGCATTTGAAGTCATCCTCTTGTGGATTGACCATATGCCTGACCAAAGACAAGGAAGTATCTCTGTGCTGCTGCCCAAG GTACGGCTCACGTTGATGACCTCTGAATACTTCCAAAACAGCGTCATGAACAATGCCATGATAAAGAACAATGCTGAATGCATGTCCATTATCAATGAAGTGGCGGAGGTGTTTCAAGCTTGTGGTCTCAACAGACGTCCACAATTCATTTACAGTAGCTTGCTGAGCCGGCCACGTCTGCCTTCTTCCATCTTATTGGTCACTGGAGGCAAAAATCGCTCCACTGCACGATGCAGCTATGAGGCATATGATTACCGAACCAACAGCTGGGCCACTGTGGGCTGTGACATTCATCGTGCTCACCATGGAGCCGTTACCCTGGATGGCTTTGTCTACTTAATTGGTGGCTGCAACCATGAAACTAACTTGAAAACTGTGCAAAGACTTGATCTCAGCAGCTCTACATGGCAACTTGTGACACCCATGTACAATGCCCGGTGCTATGTCAGCGTTGTTGTGCTGAATGGATGCATTTATGCCATGGGAGGCTTCAACGGAGAAATATCCCTGAGCAGTGTTGAGTGCTACAAGCCTGAGACTGACCAGTGGACCATCGTGGCAAGAATGAATGCACAGCGAGCTGCAGCCAGTGCCACAGTTCTGCATGGAAAG GTTGGTGGCACCATTAATGGGTACACCCCGCTGCGTATTGTTGAGGCCTACAACCCTATCACCAACAGATGGCGCCTCCTGCCATCTATGCATTACCCCCGCAGCCACTTTGGAATTGAAGTTGTGAATGACCAGCTCTTTGTGGTCGGAGGATATGGTGGCTATCACGGTATGTATTCTGTGGAGCGCTACGATGGGGAGGCCGGTTGGTGGTACAGTACCTCGGACATTGCGGAGTCCCGCAGTGGCCTGAGCTGCTGCGTGCTACATGGATTCTACAGCTTGGCGGAGAATTTGTTCCCTCGTGATCCCCTAATGCTGCCTAATGTGGATGAGGAAGGTGGAACCTTCTGA